The following DNA comes from Candidatus Poribacteria bacterium.
CGGACTTTACGAACTTTTTTAACTGAAAACTGACAACTATTTAGTGTGTCCGCATCGCGTTTGCGGGCATAATCCGAGCCGCTTTTATTGCAGGAAATAGACTCACAATTGTCGCTGATAGCATAACAGTCATAGCAGGAATAACCAGACACCGGACGTTGACTGCAGCGTACAACGTCTTGAGTTTCATACCGCCGAAACTAATTTCCTCGGGATATGTGATACCGTATATAGATAGCAGATAATTGGCTAAAACTCCAAGGAGTGCCCCAACACAGATGCTTCCAAGTGCTATGATGACGACTTCGCAAACGACGAGCCAGAAGATTTGCGCCGGTTTTGTCCCGACCGCCTTCAGCACGCCGTATTCACGCGTCCGCTCTAACACCGACATTAACACCGTATTGAGAACACCGATAGCGACAATCAGCATAATCACCCAGCGAGCAATGGCATCCCCTTGTTGATCGGTGCGCATGGCGTGATAAAAGGATTTGGCGACCACCTGCCATGGTGCAACATCAAGCGTTGAATCATTGAGTTGTGTTTCGATTGCGCTTGTAATTTTATCAACCCGGTTGATGTTTGACACAATCACGACAATCTCGTGGACGCGTCCCTCAAGCACAAGCAATTCTTGCGCATCTTCAATGTGTAGATAACACGCGACGCGATCTGTTATGTCGTCACCACTCTCTGCGATACCGACAATCTTATATAGGTCATTCGCAATCGAACCGTCAGCACCTTGCGAAACAATTACAATCTCACTACCAATCCTTGCAGAAAGAACTTTCGCCAAGTCTTTCCCAATAACAGCCTGATATGCTGGTATTTCTCCGAGTGTGCTGCCTTCAACGACTTTTTTATCAAAACGGGTTGCTTCGGTTTCGCGTGCAACGTCAATCCCGATAATTTGCACAGCCGTACTCTTTTCACCTACGGAACCGAGTCCGGCACCGTAGACACGCGGTGTCCATGCTTCAACGCCTGCAACACTCAGAATCGTTTCACCCACGGTAGAAGCGTTGTTGATCGTTTTGTAAAGCGACGGTTTATCAAGATACCCCTCGCGATGCACTTGAATATGTCCGATGCGGTTTCGTGTGAACATGGCGATAATATTGCCGTACGCGCCGTCGGTCAAACCAATGCTTACCGATAAGAGCATAAAACCGACAATCATTGCGAGGGCGGTCAGGATTGTACGCCGCTTTTGACGGAGAGTATTACGAAACGCAATTTTGAGTATCATAAAGTCGTATGCATAGTAGTAGGCACACTCCGTGTGCCGTAACCTATCTTCTTCTCTGTAGGTTTCGGCGTGTGAAGATTTTATCGTCGATGTCTGAATCGAATGTTGCGTTCAACCACCGGACAACCGTTTTATGTCCCTCTTTGTTCTGCGGAATCATCTCCATCACAGAGGGTGCGATTTTGTCACCAAAGGTCTTGATTTCCTTGAAATTCATCACCCGCATCAAGTTACCTTTTTCATCATAGAACCGCTGCCACACCGGTATATAATCCTTGGATTGTACTGCCGCAACAATCTTTCCCCAAACAATCGGAGAATCGTCCTTCGGTATGAGTTGGACATAGAGATGATCTGGAGCTGCGTCTTCTGGTGTAACGTACTGATAGGTGTAATCGTCGAGCATCGACGACTCCCGGACCAAGTCGTCATTCGTGAAATCGGAACCCATCCACGACCCCATCATCATCGACGGTGGGATCTTCATTGTTTTGTTCGTCTTCGGTAGGTAGTTCCACATCTCATTGCCGATACGTAGTGTCGCGACCCCTTGTTCCTTTTTCGGTGCGGTAATTCGGATAAAAGTTTTGTCCATCCCTCTCGTCCAGACTGTCATCGCGAGGGTGCGTTCCCAATGCGGTGTGACAATTTGCATCTCCATTTCGGCATGGCTCGTCTCACTCCGATAGAGCTGATCTATTTTTTTGACAACGGTTTCAACATCTGGAACGTGTTCATCGGCTCGCACGAATATACATAAGGGCACAGTCAACACAAACAAAAGCCATACCCCCAAACTTCGCGATTTGTTCTGTGTTTTATTTTTCAATTTCGCCATTTTCCAGTCATCCTTTCCAGTTTTATCCTATGCCTTAATAATATCACAAAATATCTTAAAGTTCAAGTTTCGGTAGGACTTGGGTGTGTAAATATTTTGTCAGCGATTCGTCCGTTGATGCGGCTTATGAAACATATCAAAGCCTCTTGGATAGGGAGAAGAAATTTTCGCTCCTACGAAAACCTTTAGTATCGCGTCTCAGACCGCATGACAACTGATTTGTCTGTGAATTTCGGATAATCAAGAATTCTTCTCCTTTCTTCTCCAAAATCGTTGTTTCTGTGCCGAGTTGATTGATGAAAACCTCGTTAAGGAAGATAGAGATATTGCTTGGAAAGACTTTTCTAAGCGTCTCGCCGCGGGGTTGTGTGAACCCTTCTTTGTCCTTTTTTGAAGTTTTCAGCGTTTTCATTTTTTATCCCTTTATATTTTTTGAGGCGTTGGGCATAACAACTATAGAAGTAGAAGTGTTTGAAGGATCGTGTTAGGTTCTGCAGAGGTGGTCTGCTGTGTGCTAACGGTTCAAATACATTATAGGTTATTATAGCATATATATCAACGTTAGTAAAGTTATAATAAATTTAGTTATCAGAAATATTCAATTGTCAAATTGTCTGAATCGCGGATTATTGCGGAAGCGGAGGTGTGAGATAATCCTATAAATCCTGATTCTGACAATTAACTTGCACCTCTCTAAAAAATCGGGTAAACTAAACAGATATAACCCTCAAGGAAAACAACGATGCCGCAAACACATATCAGAGCCGATGTCCAACGCGCCCTAAGTCAATTCACAAACGGCGAACTCCACGAAAACGCAATCCACCTCCTCAAGGTGTTAGGCTACCAAAGCCAACGCACACTCAACCGCGATACCAGCACAACCGAGGCATTTCTTGAAGATTTTGATCCTGACAACCTCATAAATCCAGAAAAAGCCTTACTGCACGAATGGCAGACGGCTGATTTCCTCTTCCAACTCACCGCTGACGAAATCAGACAACACACGCAAGAGACGTTCACCTTCAATGAGGATCCAGGCGTTGACGAAAGTATTTATCAATCCTACCTGTTTCTCGCTATCAGACTTAAAGGAGACACCTATTCCCGCACCGCACTCGCCAATATCACCCGCGAAATCAACAAGCTCTACGCCATACCTGCGATGCTAATCTTTCAATACGGACACGCGTTGACCTTTTCCATTATCAACCGCAGACCGAGTCAACGCGACGCTGCCCTTGATGTGCTTGAGAAAGTGACACTCATCAAGGACATTGACGTTGTGAATCCGCACCGCGCCCATCTTGACATCTTGGCAGAATTGTCGCTGGATGCCCTCTATCAGCAGCATGGGTTTACGAACTTCCTCGAACTCCATCAGGCGTGGCAGCGGACGTTGGACACCTCCGAACTCAACAGACGCTTCTTCAAAGAGATCGCCGATTGGTATTTCTGGGCAGTGGAGAAGGTGACATTCCCCCATGATAAGGGGGGACAGGGGGGTTCAGCCGATGCGGGTGACGATGTAGCTGTCCGCAATGCCACATGCATTATCCGCCTGATTACGCGGCTCATCTTCGTCTGGTTTCTCAAGGAGAAAGGACTTGTCCCGAGCACACTCTTTGATGAAGACGACATCGCGGCACTGCTCGCGGACGTTGACCCACAGGAAGGCACCTACTACAAAGCAATCCTTCAAAACCTGTTTTTCGCAACGTTGAATCAGGAGATGAACCCCCCTAATAAGAGGGGCAGGGGGGTTCCCCGCAAGTTCCGAGGCGAGGGACGGCAGCACTATAACATCACATCGCTGTATCGCTACAAACGCTATTTCAAGGATCCGGAGGCAGCACTTCACTTGTTTGAGACGATTCCGTTCCTCAACGGTGGTTTGTTTGAGTGCCTTGACAAACCCGCCCCGGACGACGCAAAAACGATCCTGCGAATCGACGGTTTCTCCGACAGAGAGGACAACCCGCTTTCGGTTCCAAATGAACTCTTCTTCTCCGAACCGCAAGCGGTCAATCTCAACGCCGTCTATGACACGAAAAATAGTCGATATACTGTGCGCGGTTTAATCCACATCCTCAACCGCTACAAATTCACCATCGCTGAGAACACACCGATAGAACAAGAAATCGCCCTGGATCCTGAACTGCTCGGACAGGTGTTTGAAAACCTGCTTGCAGCGTATAACCCCGAAACCGGCACGACTGCACGTAAACAGACAGGTTCCTTCTATACCCCGCGCGAGGTCGTCAACTATATGGTAGACGAATCCTTGATTGCTTATCTCCAAAACACAGTTCGCAGTAGGGCAATTCATTGCCCGTCAGAAACCAAACTTCGACACCTTCTTACCTACAACGACGAACCGCACCCATTCACCGATACCGAAACCGAGCAGCTCATCACCGCGATTGACACACTCAAAATCCTTGACCCAGCGTGCGGTTCCGGTGCCTTCCCGATGGGTATCCTCCACAAACTCGTCTTTCTGCTCAGCAAACTCGACCCTCGCAACGCACAGTGGCGACAACGGCAAATCGATAGGGTTCAAAACACCATCACAGAAGCAGAGAAAATCGACGACAGTGTTATCCGAGAAAGCACGATTGACGAATTAGAAGGCGAAATTGAAAACATCAACGAGGCGTTTGAACGCAACGAACTCGACTACGGCAGAAAACTCTATCTCATAGAGAACTGCATCTATGGTGTAGACATCCAACCCATCGCCACACAGATCGCCAAACTCCGCTTCTTTATCTCGCTGATTGTGGAGCAGAAAATCGACGATACGCGTGAAAATCGCGGCGTGCGTCCGTTGCCGAACCTTGAGACGAAGTTTGTCGCAGCCAATACACTCCTCGGTGTGGAGAAACCCGCACAGATGACCTTTCGCAACCCAGAGATAGACAGCAAAGAGAAGGCATTGGAAGAGGTCCGTCGCCGACATTTCACTGCTCGAACACCCAGAACCAAAGACCGATACAGACAACAGGATGCAACACTTCGCGCCGAGATTAGCGCGTTGCTGCAACAGGACGGGTTTCCGAGTGAGACAACGGAGAAGATTGCGGGGTGGGATCCTTACGACCAGAACGCTGCAGCGGATTTCTTTGATCCCGAATGGATGTTCGGTATCACAGACGGATTCGATGTCGTGATTGGCAATCCACCGTATGTCCGTCAAGAGAAAATCAAGGATCTCAAACCCACGTTGAAAAAACGCTATGCCTGTTACACAGGTGCCGCAGACCTCTACGTCTATTTCTATGAGCGCGGCCTGCAATTGCTGAATACAAGTGGCATCCATACCTTTATCTGTTCTAACAGCTGGCTGGATGTCAACTACGGCGCGCCGTTACAGAAGTATCTATTGGACAACACCACAGGTGCAGTTATCTGCCACAGTGAAGCGGAGCGTGAGTTTGAGAGTGCGGACATCAATACGATCGTAAGTATTCTCCACAACGGCACCCCCGATGCAGATTCTCAGATCCGTTTTCTAACCTTCAAAACGTTCATCGGCGACCCAGATATAGAGAACCGTCGGGAGCGGACGCGCACCTATACCGAGTTGGCACAAGCAGGCACGCGTGAAAACAAATACACCGGTGACAAGTGGGGTGGGAAATATCTCCGCGCCCCCGACATCTATTGGACGCTTCTGGAGAAAGGGAAAGATAAACTGGTACGCCTCGGAGACGTTGCGGAGGTACGTTTTGGCATCAAAACAGGTGCCAATGACTTTTTCTATCTTGATGCGGAACGGATTCAGGAATGGGGCATTGCGTCGGAATTTCTGAAACCTGTCATCAAGAGTCCGCGAGAATGCAAAAGCATCCGTGTAGACCCAAGCGAGTTGCAATTCAAGTTGTTTATGTGCCATGCGGACAGAGCGGCATTAGCAGGCACAGCAGCGTTGAAATACATTGAATGCGGTGAGTCGCAAGGGTATCATCAAAGACCGAGTTGCAGAGGACGGCCGCGCTGGTGGGATTTGGGTAAATGGGATTTTGCCGATTTGCTTTGGATTGAAACGATGCATGAGTCCTTTAAGGTTCATCGAAATGCACCATCTATCTATGAAAGTGACAAGTTTTATGGGATTAAATTTCAGGGTAACATTGACACCTTAACAGTTTTGCTCAATTCAACCCCTGTAATGCTTTTCAAACTTCTTTCGGGTTTCCATTCACTTGGAGGTGGAGGATTGAAAACTGCTGTTTATGAGGTTAAAGACTTTCACATTCTACAACCCGAATTGGTGGCATTCAATGAGGATTTGGTAAATACACTGATTCAGAGAGAAATCGGTACTATTCAAGAGGATGTTGAGCACCCAAACCGCCGCGCCCTTGACGCAATCATCTTTGATGCCCTCGATCTCACGCAAGGTGAACGGGATGGCGTGTATGAAGCGGTTGTGAATCTGGTGGAATCTCGCTTGCGGAAGGCGCGGAGTTTGAAAGGGAAATAGGGGTTGATATAAGGCTGCTAATTTTCTTGAAAATGCCCACAAATTGTAGTATAATTTGATGTTAATAGTTAATCGTGTTGTCAACTTAGTTTAAGTTTCCCTTCACGGTTAAATTTTATTTAACACGCTAAGGGGTCAGGTGATGAACAACGAATCTCAGAATCCATCTGATGAATTAAAAAAACGCTGGGAATTACTTGATAAAGAATGGGATGAACTACTCAAACGCAACCTGTCAAACACAGAAAGTCTTGCTAAGTACGTCTTTTCATTATCCAGTGCCGGTCTCGGAGTTTCGCTGATAGTTGTGAAAGACATGAATTTATTGGCCTCAGGAAACTTTAAATGGATTCTCATTGCTTCCTGGGTAGCGTTTTTAATCACTATTTCGTCTGCCTTAGTCTCTTACCTCACCAGCCTGCACGGAATAGATAAGGAATTTGATCGTATCGAGGAAGAATATGAAAAAGAAATTGAGGAAAAAGCAGAAGGTGAAAAAAAGAAACCGGGTAGGACAACGAAAATTCTTCGCTATGTGTTTGTGATTTCTTGTATCATTGGTGTTATCTGCACCCCTTTATTTATTTTATTAAATATAAAACATCTTAAATGCTGAAATTCTGACCCTAAATGCCATAGGAGGTGTCATTATGGCAAATCAGAAGAAAACCCGCTCTGATAAAGTATTACCCGGACATCAGAAAAAGGAACCTCTTCCGGGAAAAAAACCTGGTCGTGTTGAAAAAGGAGCAGCCGATGTGCCGCGTCCACGTCCCAAACCAACACTCAAACCCAAACCCGAGTCCAAACCCGAGTCTAAACCCAAACCGGAATCCACACCGGAATCTAAACCGGAAAATAAGCAATAGGACCTTCAAAACTTCCGGTGTTATCATTACCTACAAGTAATCCGCGCCATGAGTGAGTTTCGGAGTTAATTGTTTGAATCGCTGATGACGCGGATTGTGCAGATTTCACGGATTTTTGGGCTGTGTCATCTAAAATTGTTCGGTGAGGTGAGTAGGATAATCCGCGTCATCCGTGTAATCAGTGAAAATCGGCGATTCAGAACAATTGCGGAGTCTCATTCCAAAGAAATTGTGACTGTGGAGAAAAGCCAATGAGCAAAACGTTACAGGGATTCATTACTTACTCACATGAAGATACAGCGCAAAAAGATACATTACGAAAACGTCTTTTTGTGATGGAGCAAAATAACGAGTTAGGGACATGGGACGATGGTCAACTTACTCCAGGCGATAAAGCACTTCAGGAGGATATCCTCAAAAAGGTTGCTGATTCGGACTTGCTCTTATACCTTGTTTCTGCGGCGAGCCTCGCTTCTAAAAACTGCAACAAGGAATTAGGAGAAGCATTAAAGCAAAAAATAAGAGTTATCCCGATTATTCTTGAGCATTGTGATTGGCTCAACCACCAACTCAGTGGTTTTGAAGTCCTTCCTCACAAAGGTAAACCTATTAGCAAATGGGAGGATCCGAGTGAAGGATGGCAAAATGTGGTAGATGGTATCCGAAAGGCCGTTGATGAAATGCAGGCTCAGGCAAAATCCACATCTGAAAATGTCCAGAACAGACGACTAGCCGGATGGGTTCTTCAACAGGGTAATTTCCTACTGATGCTAAAGCAAATTAATATGGCAATAGAAGCCTATTCACATGCTATTGATCTCAATCCAGATAATGCGGATGCCTATATTAATCGCGGTGCTGCTTATATCAAAGGGGGCAAACACGACCTTGCTATTGAAAACTGTAACAAAGCGATACAGTTGCGCCCCAATTATGCCTTAACCTATAACAATCGCGGGGTGGCTTATGATGAGAAGTGTGAACATGATCGTGCTATTTCAGATTATGATAAAGCGATAGAACTCAAACCTAATTACGCCGACGCCTATAATAATCGCGGTAATGTCTACAAGGCAAAACGCCTGTATGATCGTGCTATTTCAGATTATGATAAAGCGATAGAACTCAAACCTAATTACGCCGACGCCTATAATAATCGCGGTAATGTCTACAAGGCAAAACGCCTGTATGATCGTGCTATTTCAGATTATGATAAAGCGATAGAACTCAAACCTAATTACGCCGACGCCTATTACAATCGTGGGATTGCCCACAACGTAAAAGACGAACATAATCTTGCTATCAAAAACTACAACAAAACAATACAAATTAATTCTAGGCATGCTGGAGCTTATAACAATCGTGGCAGAATCTACATCGAAAAAGGCGATTATGACCGTGCCATCGAAGACTATACCAAAGCAGTAGAACTAAATCCTAATAGAGCGGAGATATATTATAATCGTGGGATTGCTTATGAAAGAAGAGGCAACTACGGTCTTGCAATAAAAGACTCTACCAAAGCAATAGAACTGAAGCCAGATCTCGTTGACGCGTATCATAATCGAGGGATGGCTTACAATAAAAAAGGCAATTATAAGCACGCTATCAAAGACTACAATAAGGCAATAGAACTAAATCCTAATAGCGATATGACCTATTATAACCGTGGCAATGTTTATGGTGATATAGGTGATTATGACCGTGCCATCAAAGACCATACCAAAGCAATAGAACTGAAGCCAGATCTCGCTAGTGCCTACATCAATCGCGGCAATGCTTATAGCAATATAAGCGATTATGACCGTGCCATCAAAGACCATACCAAAGCAATAGAACTGAAGCCAGATCTCGCTAGTGCCTACAATAACCGTGGGGTGGCTTATGGCAAAAAAGATGAGATTGATTTTGCCATCAAAGACTATACCAAAGCGATAGAATTAAATCCCAATCGTGATATAACCTATTACAATCGTGGGGTAGTATGGTTACACTTACAAGAATGGGAAAAAGCCAAAGCTGATTTGATTGCTGCGAAGAAAAAGGGTATGGATATCATTCCCGCATTTCGTGATAGCTACAAAAACGTTGAGGCATTTGAAAAAGGTCACCGTGTAAAACTACCGGAAGACATTTCCCTTATGCTGACACAACGTCGGCGAGATCGCTATCCGAAGATGCAAAAAGTGTTGGATGCCGATGGAAATCCGATTGAATCGCCGAATGTGGTGAATTTACGTGAGCAACTTCGGAACGCTGGTACGCCGTTAGGTAAGTATGTCAAATCAAAACCCGCTTTCGGCATCAACACGGCACCCACAGAAGCGTTCGTTGTAGACAAAGCAACGCGGGATAAACTCATTGCTACTGATCCTTCATCTGCTGATATTTTGAAACCGTTTTTACACGGACAAGATTTAAGGCGTTGGCATGTTGACACGCCTCAGCAGTGGCTCATCTTTGCCCACCGTGGCATAGAGATAAACGACTATCCGGCAATCCTAAAGCACTTGGAAAAATATCAAGAAACTCTGAGCAAACGGAAAGGCAAACAGAAATGGTATGAGCTGCCGGTATCTCTCGGTGATATAGAGCGTTTTGCACAACCGAAACTCGTCTGTCCAGACACCTATAACCATCAGACTTTCGCTGTTGATACTGCCAGTTATTATTACGGCAAGACCTCTTATCTTATCCCAACTGAAGAAATGTGGCTCTGCGGTCTCCTCAATTCTCGGACTGTGGAGTGGTTTTATTCGCAGGTGTCGAACCAATTGACGATTGATCCGCTTCGGGCGCGGAGTGGGTATATCCAACAGATTCCGATTCCCGACATCACGCCAGTCCACAAAGCACTCATCGCTAAGATCGTTGATTATCTGATCTATCTACAGCAGCAACCGACAACAAACAGCAAAGATCTGAGACACGCTCGTGACGCTATAATGCTCGGATATTTTGAGCGGGTTATTGATGGCTTAGTTTATGAGTCTTATCTGCCCGAAGATCTTCATAAAGGGGACAAACATTTTTTCCAACCGTTGTTGGACGAGCAGTTGCCTTCGTACGAGGAAATTCAGGGTGATAAAATGATTATGTTACGAGACATTTTTGAGCTGCTATATGAAAGAACACATCTTGTCCGGCGTAACCTTTATTATCTGGATAGTGTAAAAGCAGTTCGTATCATTGAGGGTAAAATTTGAGATTAACTAATATTGAGATTAAAAACTTCAGAGCTTTTCCGAAATCCTATCAAATTGACCTGTACAATGCTGGAAAAAATTTATTAGTTTACGGAGAAAATGGGAGCGGGAAATCGTCGTTGTATCTCGCTTTAAAGTATTTTTTTGAATCTGGTGTAGACGCAGATAAAGAGGAGAACAAAAATACTGAGTTTGAAAATCATCAGAATATTTTTACCGAGGATCCTGGTTATGTCAAACTTTGTTTCCGTTCAGAGTCACGATTAGAGAAAGACACCTACGAGTGGTCGAGAGACACTAAAGAGACGACTGATGAACTGATCATCGAAGTCTCAAAAGCAAAGGGATTTCTTGACTATAAGTCACTGTTGGAGACTCACTATATTCATCGTGAAAGCGAAACAGTGAATTTGTTCAATTTGTTGGTTAAAACGTTGTTAGCAGACACTGCCAATCCCTTAACAAACAGAACTCTTGCTGATGATTGGAGTGAAATTCAGCCACCCTATCCACGCAGAAGAGATGCAAAAAACAAAATTGCAGACCTTGAGAGACGGATAGTCAATTTCAACAGAGAATTAGCGAACCGATTAACAGAACTCACTCCGAAGGTGTCTGAAATTCTTGAGAAGTTCGGATACAACATTGAACCCAACTTTGATTTTCAGGGAGTTACATACAATCAAAATAAGAAAGAACTTGAAAATCAAGAGATTCTCTTAGAAGTTGATTTTTTTAACGAAAATATCCGATCACATCATCTCTTTCTCAATGAGGCGAAGTTGTCAGCAATTGCAATTTCCGTCTATCTCTCATCAATTCTCCTTCTGCCGGACCCAAAAAGCGGACTGAGGATTCTCGCACTTGATGACGTACTCATCGGATTGGATATGTCTAATCGCTTCCCAGTACTGGATATTCTTGAGGAATATTTCAAAGATTACCAAATTTTTTTGACGACTTACGATAAAGCATGGTATGAAATTGCCAAGCAACGCACGGATCAAAAGGATTGGAAATACACCGAATTCTATTTCAAGGCAACCACCGAATACGAAATACCAGTCTGTAAGGAAGATATCCCGTATCTGGGAAAAGCGAGAGAATATCTTGATGCCAACGACTACAAAGCCTGTGCAATTTACGTCCGTACGGCTTTTGAGGAGATAATCAAGCGATTTTGTGACAAAAGGAATCTGAAGGTCAGGTACTGTGAGAACCCGAAAGAATTAACAACCAAAGATTTCTGGGAAGTAATAACAACTCAGGAAAAAAGAAGTCCTATCTATCCAGAACAAAATATTCTTCTTTTGGATCAAAAACTTGTTGATGAGATTGAATCGGCTCAAAAATTTATCCTAAACGAACTCAGTCACGCTACCTTTGTGAACATCTACAGAAAAGAACTTGAGGATGCCATTGATGCTGTAGAACAACTTGAAGCAGCATTAGCATAGGTTGAAACCATTGAGAATATAGGGACTAAGGAGAAATGCCGAAAGAACTCAATCAAGGGGCCGCCGATACCTATTACAGTCGCGGGCTGGCTCACAGCTTATAAGAGCGACCTCCCGGTCACGATTTCCCTTCAAAACCAACCAAAATCCGAGAGCCAAACATCGCTAAGACACCCAAGAATTGATTTGACAAAATCTGTCTAAAATGATAAATTGACTTCAAACAAGGGAAACCTACTTATGCCTTAGTTTTTAAAGATAAAGAAAGGACAACAATATGGCATCACAGAATGAACTAAAGTCAATGTTAGACGCGCCTATCGCTTTAGCACCGAACACCTATCTGCACTTCTACAACGGTGGGAAACTCCGTGCTGAGTTTATGGGCGAACCCGATCCGAAAGATGACTATTACTCCGAAGAATGGATCTTCTCGACGAACCGGGCAATTACTCCCGGTAGAGAGAATCCACCTGACAAAGGGCTGAGTCGCATCGAACTTCCGAGCGGTGAAGTTGTACTACTGAAAGAGCTGCTGGACGCATTTCCAGAAGAGACACTCGGTAGCGCGCACGTTGACAAATACGGCACTGAATTAGGAGTGCTCCTCAAGATTTTTGATGTTGGTGACGGCGCACATATTCCTATCCATTGGCATCCAAACCCCGACTTCTCGCAAAAACACCTCAATTCACCCTTCGGCAAAAACGAGGCATGGATCCTCATCGGCACACGTCCGGGCGCGAAGGCGTGGATAGGTTGGAAGGAAGCGATAGACAAAGCAGAATTCCGCCGCCTGATGGAGGCACAGGATGTGCCAACACTACGGAGTTTGATGCATGTCGTTGAACCGAAGGTTGGTGAGGTCTATTTCCTACGTACCCCGATCGTTCATTCGCTCGGTACAGGGCTTTGCGTCCTCGAACCACAAGAACCTACCGACTGGAATATTCTCGCCGAATGGGAAGGTTTTCCGTTTGAGAGAGAAGATGGACACCTCGGACTCGGATGGGACCTGGCAGTAGATGCCGCTGAATTCGATAAACTCGAATTGGATTACCTTAACAATTATATCCGACGGACACCCGAACTCGTCCGAGCAGAAGGGGAGAACCGAGAAGACCGAATCGTGCCAGAGGAAGCCTCAAAATTCTTCGGATGCTCACGGCTGACGGTGAACTCAACGCTGAGTATGCCAGCAGATAAAGGCTTCTACGCGCTTGTGACCTTGGGCGGTGAAGGCGTACTACGCGGCGATTTTGAAGATGTTCCGCTCAAACGCGGCAAATCCGTTTTCATACCGCGCTGCTTGTCCAGTTACGTGATTGTTAGTACGGGTGACACACCGATGGAAATCATCTGTTGCTATCCACCAAGCCTCTTCTAATTTATCTTGCGGTTAAACGATGGGGTTTCTACTTTGACGGCTTTTGCTCAAGAGCCGCCCTTCACTACGTTACGGGCTACGGT
Coding sequences within:
- a CDS encoding Eco57I restriction-modification methylase domain-containing protein — encoded protein: MPQTHIRADVQRALSQFTNGELHENAIHLLKVLGYQSQRTLNRDTSTTEAFLEDFDPDNLINPEKALLHEWQTADFLFQLTADEIRQHTQETFTFNEDPGVDESIYQSYLFLAIRLKGDTYSRTALANITREINKLYAIPAMLIFQYGHALTFSIINRRPSQRDAALDVLEKVTLIKDIDVVNPHRAHLDILAELSLDALYQQHGFTNFLELHQAWQRTLDTSELNRRFFKEIADWYFWAVEKVTFPHDKGGQGGSADAGDDVAVRNATCIIRLITRLIFVWFLKEKGLVPSTLFDEDDIAALLADVDPQEGTYYKAILQNLFFATLNQEMNPPNKRGRGVPRKFRGEGRQHYNITSLYRYKRYFKDPEAALHLFETIPFLNGGLFECLDKPAPDDAKTILRIDGFSDREDNPLSVPNELFFSEPQAVNLNAVYDTKNSRYTVRGLIHILNRYKFTIAENTPIEQEIALDPELLGQVFENLLAAYNPETGTTARKQTGSFYTPREVVNYMVDESLIAYLQNTVRSRAIHCPSETKLRHLLTYNDEPHPFTDTETEQLITAIDTLKILDPACGSGAFPMGILHKLVFLLSKLDPRNAQWRQRQIDRVQNTITEAEKIDDSVIRESTIDELEGEIENINEAFERNELDYGRKLYLIENCIYGVDIQPIATQIAKLRFFISLIVEQKIDDTRENRGVRPLPNLETKFVAANTLLGVEKPAQMTFRNPEIDSKEKALEEVRRRHFTARTPRTKDRYRQQDATLRAEISALLQQDGFPSETTEKIAGWDPYDQNAAADFFDPEWMFGITDGFDVVIGNPPYVRQEKIKDLKPTLKKRYACYTGAADLYVYFYERGLQLLNTSGIHTFICSNSWLDVNYGAPLQKYLLDNTTGAVICHSEAEREFESADINTIVSILHNGTPDADSQIRFLTFKTFIGDPDIENRRERTRTYTELAQAGTRENKYTGDKWGGKYLRAPDIYWTLLEKGKDKLVRLGDVAEVRFGIKTGANDFFYLDAERIQEWGIASEFLKPVIKSPRECKSIRVDPSELQFKLFMCHADRAALAGTAALKYIECGESQGYHQRPSCRGRPRWWDLGKWDFADLLWIETMHESFKVHRNAPSIYESDKFYGIKFQGNIDTLTVLLNSTPVMLFKLLSGFHSLGGGGLKTAVYEVKDFHILQPELVAFNEDLVNTLIQREIGTIQEDVEHPNRRALDAIIFDALDLTQGERDGVYEAVVNLVESRLRKARSLKGK
- a CDS encoding ABC transporter permease; translated protein: MILKIAFRNTLRQKRRTILTALAMIVGFMLLSVSIGLTDGAYGNIIAMFTRNRIGHIQVHREGYLDKPSLYKTINNASTVGETILSVAGVEAWTPRVYGAGLGSVGEKSTAVQIIGIDVARETEATRFDKKVVEGSTLGEIPAYQAVIGKDLAKVLSARIGSEIVIVSQGADGSIANDLYKIVGIAESGDDITDRVACYLHIEDAQELLVLEGRVHEIVVIVSNINRVDKITSAIETQLNDSTLDVAPWQVVAKSFYHAMRTDQQGDAIARWVIMLIVAIGVLNTVLMSVLERTREYGVLKAVGTKPAQIFWLVVCEVVIIALGSICVGALLGVLANYLLSIYGITYPEEISFGGMKLKTLYAAVNVRCLVIPAMTVMLSATIVSLFPAIKAARIMPANAMRTH
- a CDS encoding outer membrane lipoprotein-sorting protein, with the translated sequence MAKLKNKTQNKSRSLGVWLLFVLTVPLCIFVRADEHVPDVETVVKKIDQLYRSETSHAEMEMQIVTPHWERTLAMTVWTRGMDKTFIRITAPKKEQGVATLRIGNEMWNYLPKTNKTMKIPPSMMMGSWMGSDFTNDDLVRESSMLDDYTYQYVTPEDAAPDHLYVQLIPKDDSPIVWGKIVAAVQSKDYIPVWQRFYDEKGNLMRVMNFKEIKTFGDKIAPSVMEMIPQNKEGHKTVVRWLNATFDSDIDDKIFTRRNLQRRR